The sequence below is a genomic window from Glycine max cultivar Williams 82 chromosome 20, Glycine_max_v4.0, whole genome shotgun sequence.
tcaaactatttttttggtgcaacattatttaaaactattgttttttaattggaagtatctataattaattatttgttatattataCACGAGGATTTTAATGGAAATTGAAGTGATGCTCGTGCGTGAATTTATCCATATGCTTTTCACTCCACGTTACAGAACCTTAACCAAAATTGGATTGAgaaaaaataacatatcaatATTCTTACACTTGTCCTTTTATGAAAACATTTTGTTCCTCTAACTCTTTAAGCAACTGAAAAATTTGATGTTTTCTGCAACCAAAGCTAGATGTTTTACCAATACCCAACTAAACAAGCTAACAACTTTAAAGAATCTTCTCCATTTGCTTAAACTAATCCATCTTCTACAGAAAAACTTCTCTGAAATATCCTTTCCCTTGCTTTAATTGCCTGCAATCTCAGACATTCGACAAATGAGTACATTTCAGTTAGTGGTACATGTGAGCTCTAAAAAAACGTATTGTAATACATGTTCAAAACTGAATCTTAAAAAGATTGCATGGGTTAAGATGCTACTTTTCTTTGACTATAGAGATGATTTCTCTAGCTTAAactttaaattcaaaaaaaaattatttgatatatgagaaaatataacattgagaaaatgatttttttagactGTGCCAAGTGCAGAGCCATAAAGACTTGGAAGTGGAGGCAAACCTGTTTTTCCCAGTTTGTACAACTTGTGATGAGAGATAGCATAATTGTTTGGCAGAAGGCACCAGTCAGTATTCCAATCCAAAGGCCTTTTCCTCTTAATTGTAGCCAGAAACCCAATATGGCAGCCATTGGAATTCCCACAACATAATAAGCTCAAAGGTTTACATATGCTCCTATGTGCTGCCACCCACATCCTCTAGCAATACCTATAATGAAGGCATAACTCAGATTCCATTGCTTAAGAAGAGTAATGTGCATTGAAAAATAGTTCAAACAAGAACTAACCTGAAAGGGTACCGTGTAACGTGTCTACTATAACAGATATACTTAAAAGAGGAACCATATCTGTGACATAATCCACCACATCCTGCTCATTGCTAAATACATAACCTAAAACCTGCCTGCTAGCAAAAATGATTGAGCTCACCAGAATGGCCTCAGAAACTGCTAGAGTCATGGCAGCAGAAACAGATACTCGTGCTGATTGTGGACTTCCAGCTCCTAATGCATTTGAAACTCTAGTGCTGAACAACCCGCCCAAAAGAGAAACCAATCAGAAAGAGGAAAAAATTCATTTACTATAATATCATTCTACATGAATACGAATATGCACAAATTGATGAGCTTAGGACTTGTGTGAATCAAAACCTTGCTGCTGAGCCAATTGCTTCTGGGATTGTGTAGATAGTTGTGATGATGGATAAACTGGTCAGAACATAgttaacaataacaacaaattaGCAACACTTGCATGAATGGAAATCAAAATTTGGCTGAGTAACAATTTCAACACAGATTTTAAAACACAAAGCCATTCATGTCTGAAGGACTAGGATAAGTTGTACATACCATATGGATAAGACTGAAGTTTCAAGCTCTGGATTTGGTAGAAGACCAGAAAGCAAGGTTAGCAGCTCAAATGACCACCACTCAAGGCTGCAACGATCAAATAAGTAAGAAACATACCATGGTTGAAAATTAAATGGGAAATAAAAACACAacacaaaagataaaatataagagGAAGAAACTCACCAAACCATTCCAGCTGAAGGAATAGCATAGGTGAAGAATTCACCAATCCCATGGAATAGTTCCATTGAAATTGGGACTCGAGTCCTTTCACATTCAGTAGAGAATTTCATATATAAGCCAAGTAAAATCACATTCAGCCAGTATGAAGTACCAATTGAAAATGCTGCTCCCAAGTTACCAAATCCAGATTTAAAGACCATTAACCAACTGAAAGCCACATGGAAGCAAAGAGTAATGGAGGAACTTATGACAAGGGGACTGATCAAACTTTGCATCAAAAAGAATCGAATCAAGGCCTGAAGTGTTGCATAAGCAAAGAGAGCAGGGATCATGCACAAAGCAAATTTTCCAGCTTCTTGTGAAATCGAAGGGTCTTGGCCAAGAAATATGAGTATCTTCTCCAAGTAGACCCAGAAAAGAGTCAGAGGAAGACAAGCTAAAGTAAGAGAGACAATAGCAGTGTATATTTGAACACCAAATTTTCGATATTGCTGTGCTCCATATGCTTGCCCACATTGAGTTTCCAGTGCACATGACATTCCAAACTGTTTGACATGTACAAAAAAGACAAAGTGcaattaattcttataatttttttagagaccaTAGGTATCTTCACATAAGAGAATCCTACTCGAACTTAAGccattttgtgttttaattcatcttcatctcttttgtttttaataattttccaTCCTTTGATAATTTGGGTTCAATGCAGTAGTAGGTCTCAAAGCTTAAGAAGAAAGCAGTGAGATGGGAAAGGAAGAGACTTACAATAAGACTGAAGCCAGAGACAGCACAGAGAGAGATGGCAATGGCTGTGCTAGAGAGAGCAAGCTTACCCAAGTGACCAACCATCATCATTGAAATAATCTGTAGAAAATACTGTGACAAAGTCACAGTAATCATAGGAGCTGCTAGATAACCCACTCTTTTCATTTCCTGAGAAAAGACAGTCCATGTTATGGCTGAAGCTGAAGGATTCTCCGGCTCTGAGTCCTTATCTAAGAGACTATTTTCCATATCCTCTCCAAAGGGTCACAGAATCACTGCACCTTGTCGAAACTGGTAGAAATAATGGCAGGGCTTTGGTGTTTTGTATGCtaaaaggtttaaatatttACAAGTGGCAGCAGCAGTAGTTCTTCCAaggtttaaatatttgtttcaataaTGACTGTCTCAGAGTCTCTCATGGGCTTCCCCCTCTTATGTAGACGGAACAATATTtcaagtaaattttaaaatttaaaatcattccATCTAATCtaatttaatctaaattttaattttgatttcttataattttaaatctacaatttttaattttttatttttaaattaagacaaTTTAGTCAGAACAGTACATATAGTGTTTAGGTAAAGTGTAAgagtattaaataataattataacacATGGAAATTTATAACATGATGTTTAAATTGctgttataaataaaattcatgtgatttttattttagatttaattgtaattttggtttttaaggTTTAGCAAAGAGTAATTTTAGTTCCTGTGTGGTTTcaatttatcaaattaaatctcatgctttttaaattaatgaaatttagtTCTTGCATGTTAGAGATCATATAATACTGACATGCGGACTTGATAATTGGAGTTTGGCAATTGAGGAAGAAGTGTTAAAGGCGGGATTTGATTTTATTACCCTATTCTTAAACATCATGCATATCAACATTACTAGCAAACTTAATTTATCTGATATATGTATGAAAAATATACGttttaatgtcttttttttatccctaatctttttaatttaagtttataGTTACTAATCTAAATTTTGATCCGTCAAAAGTCTCTTATCATTTTTAGTTTCTGCGGTAAAATAACAATGAATTAATGACATGTGAATGATGCCGATCTTTCAAATACTTGTTATGTTATTAAAGAATTTAACGAGATAATTacatgtactttttttttcaattatgtttTCAAGTCTTGATGAACTCATATGCTATAATCAACTATtcagaaagaagatgaagaattaatactataatttacccaaaaattacatttaaattaaaatataataagaattaaaataatttatttttattcctttactCGGGTTTATACTTtggaatttaaataattttgacattgtattttttattttatatttataagttgAGAGAAAAATTAGTTGGGAGTCAAAAATACCTACTAattatacaaaaaagaaaaggttaaaTGTATAAGACGGGAACTATCAAGGATCGGCAATTAAATGAAACagttttttttagggaaaatgAAACAGAGTTGAATAGCTCAAAATGACATTTTGCATT
It includes:
- the LOC100801336 gene encoding protein DETOXIFICATION 14 — translated: MENSLLDKDSEPENPSASAITWTVFSQEMKRVGYLAAPMITVTLSQYFLQIISMMMVGHLGKLALSSTAIAISLCAVSGFSLIFGMSCALETQCGQAYGAQQYRKFGVQIYTAIVSLTLACLPLTLFWVYLEKILIFLGQDPSISQEAGKFALCMIPALFAYATLQALIRFFLMQSLISPLVISSSITLCFHVAFSWLMVFKSGFGNLGAAFSIGTSYWLNVILLGLYMKFSTECERTRVPISMELFHGIGEFFTYAIPSAGMVCLEWWSFELLTLLSGLLPNPELETSVLSICLSIITTIYTIPEAIGSAASTRVSNALGAGSPQSARVSVSAAMTLAVSEAILVSSIIFASRQVLGYVFSNEQDVVDYVTDMVPLLSISVIVDTLHGTLSGIARGCGWQHIGAYVNL